A DNA window from Polyangiaceae bacterium contains the following coding sequences:
- the dnaE gene encoding DNA polymerase III subunit alpha, which translates to MAAEFVHLHVHSQYSFLVSSVKLADLPIRAHALGMRAVALTDRGNMFGAIRHYKECRARDVQPILGAELSVAREDGRGASDHLVVLAASSEGYANLVRLVSAGHRAPASDSGPSVDLAAIEAHRRGLVVLTGCMGGVLSQAVLEHGEARGLDMLARLRAITEPGSLFVELQDHGLPEQTVLNEILLRCARDQGVPVVATNDVHFTCREDGEAQLHLECVRTGRVVAQERAHHHGSFEMYMKSPEEMAATFRDHPEALKSSLQVSEMCSGLELSLGKPMLPRFPVPEGYDTPSYFRHVSRDGLDQRFAAFVRMGTKVDETRYRERLETELDVIVNMEYPGYFLIVWDFIREAKARGIPVGPGRGSGAGSLVAYALGITEIDPLPYNLLFERFLNPERVSMPDFDVDFCMARRDEIISYVAEKYGKDSVGQIATFQNLKARSVIKDVARTMGIAAPDAQRIASLVPDLGQGKTATIEQALQMEPKLKNMVEREAQVAELLTQAQKLEGLTRHAGMHAAGVVISDGPLDDHVPIFVSDGVAVTQYDKDDVEAAGLVKFDFLGLKTLTVLDIAQRLVNARPDRAERPVSLADIALDDRASFALISSGDTTGVFQLESSGMQQLLRQLKPDCFEDIVAAVALYRPGPLGTGMIDEFIGGKHGRKAIRKLHPLVDEVLAPTYGVPVYQEQVMQIAQNLAGYSLGGADLLRRAMGKKKASEMARQQQIFVDGAKARGVSEEQARAIFSEVEGFASYGFNKSHSAAYALITYQTAFLKAHFPAEFFAALMTADKDKIEKVVRIITEARAWGVEVLPPDVNASDLDFTVVYGGARAPKRGSKLRDRLQPQIRFGLGAVRGLGQSALETVFEARQAGGPFRDLFDFASRVDAKRLNKGVLEALVVCGAFDAALSSVGISRARAYAAVDRALERSRNTSRDRERGQTTLFGLFQAAEPDSGSTGGADEYPEAEAWDKMELLRREKQALGCYVTGHPLFRYGGKLQRVGATPTTQVAAEQPWSAVSVAGMVEGYRERMFKGGAGGKVAFFEIEDASGRVGAKLRGDRIENFGQLLSEGEPVLVSGKVSFPVTDEPDEEREPTLLVDSVELLSEAVLKATRGLSIRLDATQTEPTQLERMRGVLQSSPGPCPVELVLTLPDGAEAVLALDETRVTPTDQVLSGLERVFGDAVAELR; encoded by the coding sequence ATGGCGGCGGAGTTCGTGCACCTGCATGTGCACTCGCAGTATTCGTTCTTGGTCAGCTCGGTGAAGCTCGCCGACCTGCCTATCCGCGCTCACGCCCTCGGCATGCGCGCCGTGGCACTGACCGACCGGGGCAACATGTTCGGGGCGATCCGGCACTACAAGGAGTGCCGTGCCCGAGACGTCCAGCCCATCCTGGGTGCCGAGCTCAGCGTCGCGCGCGAGGACGGCCGAGGTGCCAGCGACCACCTGGTGGTGCTCGCAGCGAGCAGCGAGGGCTACGCCAACCTGGTGCGCCTGGTGAGCGCCGGGCACCGCGCTCCGGCTTCCGACTCCGGACCGAGCGTGGACCTCGCGGCGATCGAGGCGCATCGGCGCGGGCTCGTCGTGCTGACGGGGTGCATGGGGGGCGTGCTCTCCCAGGCCGTGCTGGAACACGGCGAAGCGCGCGGGCTCGACATGCTCGCGCGGCTGCGCGCGATCACCGAACCCGGTAGCTTGTTCGTGGAGCTGCAAGACCACGGCCTGCCTGAGCAAACAGTGCTCAACGAGATCTTGCTGCGCTGTGCGCGCGATCAGGGCGTGCCCGTGGTGGCCACCAACGACGTGCATTTCACCTGTCGCGAAGATGGCGAGGCGCAGCTGCATCTCGAGTGCGTGCGCACCGGGCGCGTCGTCGCACAGGAACGCGCGCATCATCACGGGTCCTTCGAAATGTACATGAAGAGCCCGGAGGAAATGGCTGCGACTTTTCGCGACCACCCCGAGGCGCTCAAGAGTTCGCTCCAGGTCAGCGAGATGTGCAGTGGTCTGGAGCTGTCCCTGGGCAAGCCGATGCTGCCGCGCTTCCCGGTGCCCGAGGGCTACGACACCCCGAGCTACTTTCGCCACGTGAGCCGCGATGGGCTGGACCAGCGCTTCGCCGCTTTCGTTCGCATGGGCACGAAGGTCGACGAGACACGCTACCGCGAGCGGCTCGAGACCGAGCTCGATGTGATCGTGAACATGGAGTACCCGGGCTACTTCCTGATCGTCTGGGACTTCATTCGCGAAGCGAAGGCCCGAGGGATCCCCGTGGGACCGGGGCGTGGTTCGGGCGCAGGTTCCCTGGTCGCCTACGCGCTCGGCATCACGGAAATCGATCCGCTGCCCTACAATCTGCTGTTCGAGCGCTTTCTCAACCCGGAGCGCGTCAGCATGCCGGACTTCGACGTCGATTTCTGCATGGCGCGCCGAGACGAGATCATCAGCTACGTTGCCGAGAAGTACGGCAAGGATTCCGTCGGGCAAATCGCGACCTTCCAGAACCTGAAGGCGCGCAGCGTGATCAAGGACGTCGCGCGCACCATGGGCATCGCCGCGCCGGACGCGCAGCGTATCGCGAGCCTGGTGCCGGACCTGGGGCAGGGCAAGACCGCGACCATCGAGCAGGCCCTGCAGATGGAACCGAAGCTCAAGAACATGGTCGAGCGCGAGGCCCAGGTCGCCGAGTTGCTCACCCAGGCGCAGAAGCTCGAAGGCTTGACCCGGCACGCGGGCATGCACGCGGCAGGGGTCGTGATCAGCGATGGTCCCCTCGACGATCACGTGCCGATTTTCGTGAGCGACGGCGTCGCGGTCACCCAGTACGACAAGGACGACGTCGAGGCCGCGGGCCTCGTGAAGTTCGACTTCCTCGGGCTCAAGACCCTCACCGTCCTGGACATCGCCCAGCGCTTGGTCAACGCCCGGCCAGACCGGGCCGAGCGTCCCGTGTCGCTGGCCGACATCGCTCTCGACGATCGCGCGAGCTTCGCGCTGATTTCCTCGGGAGACACTACCGGGGTGTTCCAGCTGGAGTCGAGCGGGATGCAGCAGCTGCTGCGGCAGCTCAAGCCCGACTGCTTCGAGGACATCGTCGCCGCTGTCGCCCTGTACCGACCCGGTCCGCTCGGCACCGGCATGATCGACGAGTTCATCGGCGGCAAGCATGGGCGCAAGGCCATCCGCAAGCTGCATCCCCTCGTCGACGAGGTCCTGGCTCCCACTTATGGCGTGCCCGTCTATCAGGAGCAGGTGATGCAGATCGCGCAGAACCTGGCGGGGTACTCCCTGGGCGGCGCCGATCTGTTGCGACGCGCCATGGGCAAGAAGAAGGCGTCGGAGATGGCGCGCCAACAGCAGATCTTCGTGGATGGCGCCAAGGCCCGCGGAGTGAGTGAGGAGCAGGCACGCGCCATTTTCTCGGAAGTAGAGGGCTTTGCGTCCTACGGCTTCAACAAGAGCCACTCGGCAGCGTACGCCCTGATCACCTACCAGACGGCCTTTCTCAAGGCGCACTTTCCCGCGGAGTTTTTCGCGGCGCTGATGACCGCGGACAAGGACAAGATCGAGAAGGTCGTGCGCATCATCACCGAGGCGCGGGCGTGGGGCGTGGAGGTGCTGCCTCCCGACGTCAACGCCAGCGATCTCGACTTCACGGTGGTGTACGGCGGGGCGCGCGCGCCGAAGCGAGGCAGCAAGCTGAGGGACAGGCTGCAGCCGCAAATTCGCTTCGGGCTCGGCGCCGTGCGCGGCTTGGGACAGAGCGCGCTCGAGACCGTGTTCGAGGCGCGTCAGGCCGGTGGCCCCTTTCGCGATCTCTTCGATTTCGCCTCTCGCGTGGACGCCAAGCGCCTCAACAAGGGCGTGCTCGAGGCGCTGGTCGTTTGCGGCGCCTTCGACGCGGCGCTGAGCAGCGTCGGCATTTCGCGCGCTCGGGCCTACGCCGCGGTCGACCGCGCCTTGGAGCGCTCACGCAACACCAGTCGGGATCGAGAGCGCGGACAGACGACGCTCTTCGGCTTGTTCCAGGCGGCCGAGCCCGATTCTGGGAGCACTGGCGGCGCGGACGAGTACCCCGAGGCGGAGGCTTGGGACAAGATGGAGCTCCTGCGCCGCGAGAAACAAGCCCTGGGCTGCTACGTCACGGGTCATCCCCTCTTTCGCTACGGTGGGAAGCTGCAGCGCGTTGGCGCGACGCCCACCACTCAAGTCGCGGCGGAGCAACCGTGGAGCGCCGTCAGCGTCGCCGGCATGGTGGAGGGCTATCGCGAGCGCATGTTCAAGGGCGGGGCAGGGGGCAAGGTCGCGTTCTTCGAGATCGAGGACGCCTCGGGTCGAGTCGGCGCCAAGCTGCGGGGCGATCGCATCGAAAACTTCGGGCAGCTGCTCTCGGAAGGGGAACCCGTGTTGGTCAGCGGCAAGGTGAGCTTTCCAGTCACCGACGAGCCCGACGAAGAACGAGAGCCGACGTTGCTGGTGGACTCCGTGGAACTACTCAGCGAGGCAGTGTTGAAGGCCACCCGCGGGCTCTCGATCCGCCTCGATGCCACCCAAACGGAGCCGACTCAGCTCGAACGCATGCGCGGCGTGCTGCAGTCGTCGCCGGGCCCTTGTCCGGTGGAGCTGGTCCTGACCTTGCCGGACGGCGCGGAGGCGGTGCTGGCCCTCGACGAGACCCGGGTGACCCCAACGGATCAGGTGCTATCGGGCCTCGAACGCGTGTTCGGTGATGCGGTGGCGGAGCTGCGCTGA
- a CDS encoding OmpA family protein, producing MVRKSAWNVILSAAVAAPLLAACTFQAGGGANAGNQPPPPAPAPAPAPAPTTEPAPAPAQTSTAQVSGDSIKIPGNIVFDNNKATLKEGAGSEAVLEQLKKFLDENPQVTKLRVEGHTDNVGQPADNMKLSGGRALTIKKWLLDHGVAPERVIAVGFGETRPVADNATEDGKAQNRRTEFKIAELGGKKYLNQPVDGGGQEFN from the coding sequence ATGGTCAGGAAATCAGCTTGGAACGTGATTCTCAGCGCGGCGGTCGCCGCACCCCTGTTGGCCGCCTGTACTTTCCAGGCGGGTGGCGGAGCCAATGCGGGCAATCAGCCGCCTCCCCCGGCCCCGGCTCCGGCTCCGGCCCCCGCACCCACGACCGAGCCGGCCCCCGCTCCCGCGCAAACCAGCACCGCGCAGGTCAGCGGCGATAGCATCAAGATCCCGGGCAACATCGTGTTCGACAACAACAAGGCCACCTTGAAGGAAGGTGCCGGCAGCGAGGCCGTGCTCGAGCAGCTGAAGAAGTTCCTCGACGAGAACCCGCAGGTCACCAAGCTCCGCGTCGAAGGACACACGGACAACGTCGGACAGCCCGCGGATAACATGAAGCTGAGCGGCGGACGAGCCCTCACCATCAAGAAGTGGCTCCTCGACCACGGTGTCGCCCCGGAGCGCGTCATTGCTGTTGGCTTCGGAGAGACCCGCCCCGTGGCCGACAACGCCACTGAGGATGGCAAGGCGCAGAACCGTCGCACGGAATTCAAGATCGCCGAGCTCGGCGGCAAGAAGTACCTCAATCAGCCTGTGGACGGCGGCGGCCAAGAGTTCAACTGA
- a CDS encoding cytochrome c, translating to MRAAWWCALLALLGLACSREASDLREWRASDHDHTGSPSPGQVPASPDNKPGGVAAMLGIDEVVLTTWKRQCTECHGMIGHGDGPRGAETEARNLADPEWQAKVEDDALATSIRKGKGKMPAFKLPDSTITGLVKFVRKMAATARPPSGPSAAAAPSAAAPASSQPAPAASTP from the coding sequence ATGAGGGCCGCCTGGTGGTGTGCGCTGCTCGCCTTGCTCGGATTGGCGTGCAGCCGGGAAGCGTCGGATCTGCGCGAGTGGCGCGCAAGCGACCATGATCACACTGGGTCTCCTTCCCCCGGGCAAGTGCCCGCAAGTCCGGACAACAAGCCGGGTGGCGTCGCCGCGATGCTGGGCATCGACGAGGTCGTGCTCACCACGTGGAAGCGCCAGTGCACGGAGTGCCACGGCATGATCGGTCACGGTGACGGGCCACGGGGTGCGGAGACCGAGGCGCGCAACCTGGCGGACCCCGAGTGGCAAGCGAAGGTCGAAGACGACGCCCTGGCGACGAGCATCCGCAAGGGTAAAGGCAAGATGCCTGCGTTCAAGCTTCCTGACAGCACCATCACCGGCTTGGTGAAGTTCGTACGCAAGATGGCCGCGACGGCGAGGCCTCCGTCGGGCCCGTCGGCCGCGGCAGCGCCTTCCGCCGCCGCCCCAGCGTCCAGTCAGCCCGCTCCGGCCGCCAGCACGCCGTGA
- a CDS encoding sigma 54-interacting transcriptional regulator has product MTTDAEPATRAAAIADAAPTQLMLVVLTGKARGERITIRDRLRIGKAPDNDLVLPDDTVSRHHCELARGPDGVLVRDLDSTNHTRVGRTKVREATLQPGATLTVGDVDLVLRSEPNRAQILPSESPSFGDALGPSLAMRTVFGLLEHIAPTDAPVLLEGETGTGKDVLANAIHQRSLRGKEPFMVVDCGAVSYNLIESELFGHERGAFTGAVAQRLGAFETAGGGTVFLDEVGELPLDVQPKLLRVLEAGEFRRVGGNKVIKARARVVAATKRHLKEEVERGKFREDLYFRLAVVPITVPPLRQRREDIPALVQHFLESARRRDPAAAEVVVSQDTLAGLAAHDWPGNVRELRNVLDRALYVATASGARELRLVDLPVGASLTRTGVSGPFEASKTYRELKSEFEAEFERAYVHWLLSRHGGNISAAAREAKMDRKYLTDLAKRHGLRH; this is encoded by the coding sequence ATGACCACCGACGCCGAGCCCGCCACCCGAGCTGCCGCGATCGCGGACGCGGCACCCACGCAGCTGATGCTCGTGGTGTTGACCGGCAAGGCGCGGGGCGAACGGATCACCATTCGTGACCGGCTTCGCATCGGCAAGGCACCCGACAACGACTTGGTGCTTCCCGACGACACGGTCTCGCGCCACCACTGTGAACTCGCGCGCGGCCCGGACGGCGTGCTCGTGCGCGACTTGGATTCGACCAACCACACTCGCGTGGGACGCACCAAGGTGCGCGAGGCAACGCTCCAGCCAGGCGCGACCCTCACGGTGGGCGACGTGGATCTGGTGCTGCGCAGCGAACCGAACCGCGCGCAGATCCTGCCCAGCGAGAGCCCCAGCTTCGGCGACGCCTTGGGCCCCAGTCTTGCCATGCGCACCGTGTTCGGTTTGCTGGAGCACATCGCACCAACGGACGCCCCTGTGTTGCTCGAGGGCGAAACGGGAACGGGCAAGGACGTCCTCGCCAACGCGATTCACCAGCGCAGCCTCCGCGGCAAGGAACCGTTCATGGTCGTGGACTGCGGCGCGGTCAGCTACAACCTGATCGAGAGCGAGCTTTTCGGGCACGAGCGTGGAGCCTTCACGGGCGCCGTCGCCCAGCGCTTGGGTGCCTTCGAGACCGCCGGCGGCGGCACGGTGTTCCTGGACGAAGTCGGCGAGCTTCCCCTCGACGTCCAACCCAAACTGCTGCGCGTGCTCGAGGCGGGAGAATTTCGACGGGTGGGCGGCAACAAGGTGATCAAGGCTCGTGCTCGGGTCGTCGCGGCCACCAAGCGCCATCTGAAGGAAGAGGTCGAGCGCGGCAAGTTCCGCGAAGACCTGTACTTCCGCTTGGCGGTCGTGCCCATCACCGTGCCACCACTGCGGCAGCGACGTGAGGACATCCCTGCCCTGGTGCAGCACTTCTTGGAGTCCGCGCGGCGGCGGGATCCCGCGGCGGCCGAAGTGGTCGTGAGCCAGGACACCCTGGCAGGCCTCGCCGCCCACGACTGGCCCGGCAACGTGCGCGAACTTCGCAACGTCCTCGATCGCGCGCTCTATGTCGCGACAGCCAGCGGCGCCCGGGAACTGCGACTGGTCGACTTGCCCGTTGGTGCGAGTCTCACGCGCACGGGGGTGAGCGGACCCTTCGAAGCCAGCAAGACCTACCGCGAACTCAAGTCCGAGTTCGAAGCCGAGTTCGAGCGCGCCTACGTCCACTGGTTGCTATCTCGCCACGGGGGCAACATCAGTGCGGCAGCTCGCGAAGCCAAGATGGACCGCAAGTACCTGACGGACCTGGCGAAGCGTCACGGCCTGCGCCACTAG
- a CDS encoding DUF3570 domain-containing protein: MTVRLALRCLGALTAAMASLLSSAPALAQVAELKLGTTVFHEPSKVGSQMTVINPNASLAVTPWEWITVSAGYEADVVSGASEPVKAGPLSSPDVISQASVEDVRHVATGGFTLRKKNTRLSAGYAYAQENDYRSHGFSVSTATDFFQKNTEIELSYARGFDRVCNAAYPESRDPSLRQPLDSSKGCFANADDRQELDIDIDNFQAAWSQAWTPVLTTQVITTFQLQHGFLGNPYRGVVVGPSGQIAQEHHPENRARNALAVRAKYYVRGIQTAFGVGVRAYRDTWDILGQTYQVDAERFMMPWLRVMLRGRYYQQTGALFWSDDYTGGEPLYGPRGQYWSGDREVSPMRSFLFGGRVLGEWRGAPGNRLLGMMLNANAGANFDMIQTELEDFTLAGQNPDDTFAVVFGLHLGGGF; encoded by the coding sequence ATGACTGTCCGGCTCGCCCTCCGCTGCCTCGGCGCGCTCACCGCTGCGATGGCGTCGCTGCTGTCGTCCGCGCCGGCGCTGGCGCAAGTGGCGGAGCTCAAGCTGGGAACGACGGTGTTTCACGAACCGTCCAAGGTAGGCAGTCAGATGACCGTCATCAATCCCAATGCGTCTCTGGCAGTGACGCCCTGGGAGTGGATCACGGTCAGCGCCGGCTACGAAGCCGACGTGGTGTCGGGGGCCAGCGAGCCGGTGAAGGCGGGCCCGCTCTCGTCGCCGGACGTGATCTCCCAGGCGTCCGTCGAAGACGTGCGCCACGTGGCGACCGGTGGCTTCACCCTGCGCAAAAAGAACACCCGGCTCTCCGCAGGCTACGCCTACGCGCAAGAGAACGACTATCGATCCCACGGCTTTTCCGTGTCGACCGCCACGGACTTCTTCCAGAAAAACACGGAGATCGAGCTTTCCTACGCACGCGGCTTCGATCGCGTGTGCAACGCCGCTTATCCCGAGAGTCGCGATCCGAGTCTGCGACAACCCTTGGACAGCTCCAAGGGTTGCTTCGCGAACGCTGACGATCGCCAGGAGCTGGACATCGACATCGACAACTTCCAGGCCGCCTGGTCCCAAGCCTGGACGCCCGTGCTCACCACTCAGGTGATCACCACCTTCCAGCTGCAGCACGGCTTCTTGGGCAACCCCTACCGTGGCGTGGTGGTCGGGCCCTCGGGGCAAATCGCTCAGGAGCATCATCCCGAGAACCGGGCACGCAATGCTCTGGCCGTGCGCGCCAAGTACTACGTGCGGGGCATCCAGACGGCCTTTGGCGTAGGCGTGCGTGCGTACCGCGACACTTGGGACATTCTGGGTCAGACCTATCAGGTCGATGCCGAGCGATTCATGATGCCCTGGCTGCGAGTGATGCTCCGCGGTCGCTACTATCAGCAGACCGGAGCGCTGTTCTGGAGCGATGACTACACCGGAGGTGAGCCCCTGTACGGTCCGCGTGGGCAGTACTGGAGCGGCGACCGCGAGGTCAGCCCCATGCGCAGCTTCTTGTTCGGTGGCAGGGTCCTCGGCGAATGGCGCGGGGCGCCGGGCAATCGCCTCTTGGGCATGATGCTCAACGCGAATGCGGGGGCGAACTTCGACATGATCCAGACCGAGCTCGAGGACTTCACCCTCGCCGGCCAAAACCCCGACGACACTTTCGCCGTGGTGTTCGGCTTGCACCTCGGCGGCGGCTTCTGA
- a CDS encoding DUF4266 domain-containing protein yields MKALARKAALLLVLVVGVVGATGCATVRPEQRSILADPTMQLKSDSRDEAALQHVLENREGSYGGGSVEGGGCGCN; encoded by the coding sequence ATGAAGGCACTTGCCCGCAAAGCCGCGCTGCTCCTGGTACTCGTGGTCGGTGTCGTCGGCGCGACGGGGTGCGCTACGGTCCGTCCAGAGCAACGGTCGATTCTCGCGGATCCGACCATGCAGCTGAAGAGCGACAGCCGTGACGAGGCGGCTCTGCAGCACGTGCTCGAGAACCGCGAGGGCTCCTACGGCGGCGGTTCGGTCGAAGGCGGAGGCTGCGGCTGCAACTGA
- a CDS encoding SH3 domain-containing protein — protein MRIAATCLLVLALVGQAAAARAAEDDEVDAFARVVVAETALRSGPGVTHRVIYRATRGETFLIEGREGTGFWLKVVLPDGRQGWVLGDTVEPIGAGPDAPEGAVKPGFFAPPALQEAHAGFALMGGVIDGDGYVEIRPAWVIAPAIAMEPYAGLALQRVGRRVVYGLGGTLNFAPDWAIAPFMHIGGGGLREIPNDEFVRDTQDFFHARAGGGLLISLRLRILLRLEANNTVIFTEDSYRNVQIYYGGLGTYF, from the coding sequence ATGAGAATCGCCGCGACATGTCTTTTGGTGCTGGCCCTCGTCGGCCAGGCTGCTGCCGCGCGCGCGGCGGAGGACGACGAAGTCGACGCCTTTGCTCGCGTGGTCGTTGCGGAAACCGCGTTGCGATCTGGGCCGGGCGTGACCCATCGGGTGATCTATCGCGCGACGCGTGGCGAAACGTTCTTGATCGAGGGTCGCGAGGGCACGGGCTTCTGGCTCAAGGTGGTGCTGCCCGATGGTCGTCAAGGCTGGGTGCTCGGGGACACCGTGGAGCCGATCGGCGCGGGACCCGATGCTCCCGAGGGCGCGGTCAAACCCGGTTTCTTCGCGCCACCTGCGCTGCAAGAAGCTCACGCGGGCTTTGCGCTGATGGGCGGCGTGATCGATGGGGACGGCTACGTCGAAATACGGCCCGCTTGGGTGATCGCGCCGGCGATCGCCATGGAGCCTTATGCCGGGCTCGCCCTGCAGCGGGTTGGGCGTCGCGTGGTCTACGGCCTCGGCGGTACGTTGAATTTTGCGCCGGATTGGGCGATCGCGCCTTTCATGCACATCGGAGGGGGCGGCCTGAGGGAAATCCCGAACGACGAGTTCGTACGTGACACTCAGGACTTCTTCCACGCGCGAGCTGGCGGGGGGCTGCTCATCTCCTTGCGGCTACGCATCCTGCTGCGGCTGGAGGCCAACAACACGGTCATCTTCACCGAGGACAGCTACCGCAACGTACAGATCTACTACGGTGGTTTGGGGACCTACTTCTGA
- a CDS encoding TIGR04552 family protein, with protein MSIQSVDSEPPRSGERISLIPTSARLKTLDELTLHDTEALGLILRGSSVIDWHRLNFENEEQALAFIRNHELDPDRDAAYIDHVKSEAVNYLRRTFAFAIPKPVENASIVELLLLASAKGHRQMCACTILKTLHIINHMAGRELLFRLPISDRDLFHFIEEKVYRVVGTMLSEGFPITEFVGGRKNLDSTYTKLLSKPEATAAALYDKLRFRIVTRSREDLLPVLEYLTTQIFPFNYVVPGQSTNTIFHFRSFCEQNAHLERWSARLQGGLNDTLTPGDNRFSAPGYRVLHFVTDVPLRVPPHIMEMAPPGSEHLGPIVYMLCEFQLLDSESEGENEASDASHAAYKSRQREAVARRLRLGARARDGRRQP; from the coding sequence ATGAGCATCCAGAGCGTCGACTCGGAGCCGCCGCGATCTGGCGAGCGCATCAGCCTGATCCCGACGTCGGCGCGCCTGAAAACCTTGGATGAACTGACGCTCCACGACACCGAAGCGCTTGGGCTGATCCTGCGCGGCAGTTCGGTCATCGACTGGCATCGGTTGAACTTCGAGAACGAAGAGCAGGCCCTCGCTTTCATCCGTAACCACGAGCTCGACCCAGACCGAGACGCCGCCTACATCGACCACGTCAAGAGCGAAGCGGTCAACTACTTGCGTCGCACCTTCGCCTTCGCCATTCCCAAGCCCGTCGAGAACGCCAGCATCGTGGAACTCTTGCTGCTGGCGTCAGCGAAGGGCCACCGGCAAATGTGCGCGTGCACCATTCTCAAGACGCTGCACATCATCAATCACATGGCAGGGCGCGAGCTGCTATTCCGCCTGCCGATCAGCGACCGTGACCTCTTTCATTTCATCGAAGAGAAGGTCTACCGCGTCGTAGGCACGATGCTCAGCGAAGGCTTTCCGATCACAGAGTTCGTGGGGGGCCGCAAGAATCTGGACAGCACCTACACGAAGCTGCTCAGCAAGCCCGAGGCCACCGCCGCAGCGCTGTACGACAAGCTGCGCTTTCGCATCGTCACTCGCAGCCGCGAGGACTTGCTACCCGTCCTCGAGTACCTGACCACGCAGATCTTTCCCTTCAACTACGTGGTACCCGGCCAAAGCACGAACACCATCTTCCACTTTCGCAGCTTCTGCGAGCAAAACGCCCACTTGGAGAGGTGGTCGGCACGGCTCCAGGGCGGGCTGAACGACACCCTCACCCCCGGGGACAACCGCTTCAGTGCCCCAGGCTACCGCGTGCTGCACTTCGTGACCGACGTGCCCCTGCGCGTGCCGCCCCACATCATGGAGATGGCCCCACCGGGCTCGGAACATCTCGGCCCCATCGTCTACATGCTGTGCGAGTTCCAGCTGCTGGACAGCGAGAGCGAAGGCGAGAACGAAGCATCCGACGCGAGCCACGCCGCGTACAAGTCGCGGCAACGCGAGGCGGTAGCACGGCGCCTGCGGCTCGGCGCGCGCGCCCGAGACGGCCGCCGGCAGCCGTGA
- a CDS encoding DUF507 family protein, with the protein MFGETLRSVAMWLHASKIPQIAGQILELITKDGAVECEDPGEVRADIESVLQQYVRDDQEITDKARDLVAARNLPSTELSKMKRLVAEQRKLKIGDDAIDYILDQMLEMLMHSNNVAEVYAEDWELRRRMREPLRAQVAQEENLQQEVRGRLKHVEEGTQLWEVEYRRMMEDIKRRKGI; encoded by the coding sequence ATGTTCGGTGAGACGCTACGAAGCGTCGCCATGTGGCTGCACGCCTCGAAGATCCCTCAGATCGCCGGTCAGATTCTGGAACTCATCACCAAGGACGGAGCCGTGGAATGCGAAGATCCCGGCGAGGTGCGGGCCGACATCGAGTCCGTGCTCCAACAATACGTGCGCGATGATCAAGAGATCACGGACAAGGCGCGGGATCTGGTGGCGGCGCGTAATCTGCCGAGCACGGAACTCTCCAAGATGAAGCGACTCGTCGCCGAGCAGCGCAAGCTGAAGATCGGCGATGACGCCATCGACTACATCTTGGACCAGATGCTGGAAATGCTGATGCACTCCAACAACGTAGCCGAGGTGTACGCCGAGGATTGGGAACTGCGTCGCCGCATGCGCGAGCCCCTGCGGGCGCAAGTCGCTCAAGAGGAGAACTTGCAGCAGGAAGTCCGCGGTCGGCTGAAACACGTCGAGGAAGGCACCCAACTGTGGGAAGTCGAGTACCGACGCATGATGGAGGACATCAAGCGTCGCAAGGGCATCTGA